TGCATTTTCCAAACGCAATAATAAGTATACcacttcaaaacccaacccccaaaGCAATACTTTTTTATATATAAACGTATCATTATAAAAACTTAATTACTCGTAAATAGCAATGTTTAAAACGTTCAATTATATGTATCatatttttgtcatcaaaattgtATCACCGCAATGTTTTAAAAAAGTTACAACAGATCAGATACATCAATTTCCTAAAATGATTTTGATAGATCCAAACACGATTTTGATAGATCCACATCAATTTGCTAAAGTTACAACAGATCAGATACATCAATTTCCCAAAATGATTTTGATAGATCCAAACACGATTTTATAGATCCACATCAATTTGCTAAAATACCCTTAATAAGCTTTTATACAAATTTTATGTTTGACCTTTATTTGAGGATAATTTAGGAAAATAACTCCAAATTGATGTGGATCTATCAAAAAAATATCTAATCCATTAAAACACATAAGACATGTTATCAACTTACTATAAAactgttacgaaataatatttatGGTTATGGTTATTAATAGTAAAAGATACACTCTCTAAATTAAGAAAAACCTAAAACTGTGATTACTAAAAAAATTTACAATATATTACTCCTAAAAAGGACGAAATTAGTACCTGAAATGGAGCAATTAGCAAACGGAGTTTAAAGATAGCAAGAAATCGGTTATAATGAAGAAATGGCCGTCGCCGGTAGTGTCGCCGGTGAAGTTGGGGAGAGTGGGAGAATAGGAGGTGGGTTTTCTGTTTTTCCGGCACGATCCTTCTCCGACGAAGTCATTTTGTACCGGATCTCGAACATTCTACTACGTTGACGACACTAATCTGTAAAAATCAGGCGAGCAAAGAAAGCCAGTAGAGGCTGCAGATCACGACACAAAAACGGTGATGGGGAAAAGTGACGGCCGCCGGAAGCACGCTCTTCCGCCGTAAAGCAACACGTGGCATCCGGAAAAAAATAAACACAccgagaaaaaaagaaaaaaagaaaaaaagaaaaaaagaccaCCACAAGTGGGCCTGGAATATATATAAGAAAAGGAGGGTTGTCAATTgcttatattaaattattattactccGTAACAATTACTAACGAATGATTTTGATTTTTGTTGGTTTTATATTTATTGGTTTAGTGGTTATTGTTGGACTGTGATAACCTGGAGAATTGTACAAGTGAACAATGAAAACAAATGGGTTCTTACTTCCTAAGAAAGAAGAATTGGGATAAAGATTATATAGGCAAAAAGTGGTATaagtaaaaaaagaaaaagaaaaaaagatatATACCGGACCATTTGAATCAGTAACGTGTGGATTAAGTGATTAACTATAGTTTGTTGTAAATTTTGAatattttgattatattgtttggggtgaaataatcatttttattattcaAATTTCAAATATTCTATTCTATTCAacacaaaaagtaaacaacactactTATTTGATGATTACTAGATACTAGATATAGTCACTTCATATCTATATTGTCATCTATATCCATATATgacttaattataatatataaaaaaaaataaacagtcCCATAGTGTGTATTGTAGTTAAATCATGCATTCCAAACTTACTCttctctttaaaaaaaaaataataataataataataaaatatttaaggtaaatataatttttcaatcttaatctttttttctttttcttttttttaaaggcaagataaaatatattaattaagataAAAGTATACAAACGAAGCCTCAACCATATACAATGTCGAGGAGAATAAAAAAACTAACGAGGTACATCAAAGACAAGGGTGCAAAGGTTGCACGTCACACAATTATTACAGAACTAAACACGAAGAAGGATTTGATAACCAACTTAGCCACTCAATCTTCTTTCCTTTTAGCCTACACGAAATACATTCAAACGATTTAACTTGTATTTCATTAACTAACACCGGGATTATCATCGAGCTCTTGCGAAAAACATGCATATTTCGATTCTTCCAAATATAATACACACACACCCATTCCACGGCTTGCCAAATTTTTTTGCCAAGAGTGGACATTGGATGCGATGAAACACCTTGAATTGAATCGACTATACATGAAAAAAGGGTAGTTGGCAAGATTCCACCACTTATAAACCCGAGACCACACTTCCAAAGCTTGATTACACGAAACGAGGATATGGTCAACCGATTCTAGGTTGTCGTCGCAAACGGGACATCGAACATTATGGAGGTCGATGCCACGTTTATCGAGCTCCAACCTAACCGGCAACCGACCCCTCATTGATCTCCACACGAAGATTTCCACCTTTTTAGGAACGAGGTTATTTCTTAACGTTTTGAACGATGAACCATTACCCAAAATGCTCTCATCGAGTAAAGTGGACAGCCTTTTAACCTTGAATAGATCGTCGTTTGCTAGTGACCACTTCCATGAATCTTGCGAGCCGAAAGGGATAGAGATAGAACGAATTAAGTTTTCCACTTCTTGAAGTTCACTTGCTGTTCTTCCAAACGGAACACGTATCCAATCCCAGTTAAAACAGATAGTACCACGAGAAGACTCATAAGCCACAGGTCCAGAAACATGTGCTACACGATCTGTAGCTGTTGATGATGACGAATTCTCAGATATAGGACCTGTAACAGGAGGTCTGTCCTCGACAATTTGAGGAGATGAGGACGAATTTGATGCCTGTACAATATTCGAATTAGGAGAGGACGAGATAGCAGTTGAAATACGAGCTTGCTGAGGTGGACGCCTATGAGGACTTAAGATCATTGAGATTCGGTCACTAATTACTGCATCAATATTTGTTTCAAGTTTAAAAATTCTTGGGAACACATTTTTTAAGCAATCCGTTCCACACCAATTGTCATTCCAAAAGGATGTAGAGCTCCCATCTCCGATTGATTTCTTGAAAGAGTTTTTGAAAGGAATGTGATGCTCCTCGATGATGTTTCCTGCAAGAATAATATTGTGCCAAATACCCGAGGCCGAACGATGAGCATGCCCATCCATCGACCTCAAGCCACCGTCAATTCCATAAATACTACGAATAATTTTAGTCCAAAAGCTATtgttttcggttttaaacctccaccaccacttgcccaaAAGGGCAAGGTTTTTGCTTTTTAAAGACCCAATATTTAAACCCCCCTTCCCATAAGGTAGACAAGTATTGACCCATTTAACCCACAAAATTTTAGATCCCACAAGATCCCCACCCCAAAAGAACGAACGCCTCAAACTCTCGAGAAGGTTAAGCACACAAATCGAGGCCCGAAAAAGCGCGAAATAATACAATGGGAGACTATTAAGCATCGATTTTAAAAGAACTAATCTTCCACCAAAAGATAGCGTCCTCATTTTCCAATCCGATAGTCGCTTCCTAAACTTGTCGATCATCGGTTCCCAATCATCAATTTTTTTCATTCTAGCTCCTATTGGAAGCCCAAGATAAACAAAAGGGAATTTACCGGCTTGGCATCCCATGCGTTTTGCTAACATTTCCGCATCACCCGAATTGACCCCAACACCATAAAGGCAACTCTTATGAAAATTGACTTTAAGCCCCGATGATAGCTCAAAACACTTAAGAACTTTAATAAGGTTATGGGCATTAGAGGTAGACCAATCACCAAGAAACattgtgtcatccgcatattgcaaatgAGACACTACAATTTTATCTTTCCCAATTTCCACTCCCTTAAATAGCCCTCGATCCACCGCGGCTTTGATAAGGATGTTAAGTCCCTCCGCAGCTAGAATAAAAAGGAAAGGGGATAGGGGGTCTCCTTGCCTAACCCCCCTTCCAATGGTAAATTCATGCGTAGGAGAACCATTTATAAGGATGGAAATAGTAGCCGAGTTAAGACATGCGAGAATCCTTTTACACCATTTATCACCAAATCCCATACTCGACATTACCTCCATAAGGAAATCCCAATTAAGGCTATCAAAAGCCTTCTCAAAATCGACTTTGAAAATGATGcccttttttttgtttttcttcaaGAATTCAATGGATTCATTTGCTACAAGTATGCCGTCAAGGATGTAGCGATCTTTCAAGAAAGCACTTTGCTCCGATCCAACAAGTCTTGGGACAACCTTTCTTAATCGGTTGGAAAGGATTTTAGCCACGATTTTATAGAGGCTACTAATAAGGCTAATGGGGCGGTAATCATTAATGGTGATAGGATCATTCTTCTTAGGAATCAAAGTGACGAAGGAAGCATTGCAACCTTTTGAGAATTCACCCTTATCCCAAAACCAAGTGATAGCATTAATAACATCGACCTTTATTATGTCCCAAAATTTCTTGAAGAATCTCAAATTAAAACCGTCCGGCCCGGGTGCTTTAGAACTACCACAATCATGAATGGCTTCCACAATCTCCTCCTCACTAATATTAGCCTCTAGAACATTAACCTCATCCATAGACAATGTAGGATACGAAAGATCACAAAGGCTAGGTCTAGAGGTCGTATGATCCTCGAAACGACGTTTGAAATGTTTGAAAGCCTCCTCCTTGATATCTTTAGGATCCTCACACCAAACTCCATTAATGGCCAAACCTCtgatgttgttcttgttataacccCTTTTGATTACCGAGTGGAAGTACTTAGTGTTTTCATCCCCTTCAAGCGTCCATCAGATACGCGCTTTTTGCTTTAGCATATTTACTTTAATCCTATCTCTTTGGATCCATTCCCTCCTAGCCTCCAACCACTGTACTCTTTCAACCTCGTCAAGACACCCTAATTCTGCTTTGAGTTCAAAAGTATTCGCTATTGATTTGAACATATCAATTTCCCCATCTAGGTTACCAAACTTGAGAAGGCTTTTTGATTTAATGGCCATCTTGGTTTTTTTTAGCTTGTTTCTCAGCCTGCAATCTAAACGAGAGCCACTACCAACCTCCTCTAACCACGCTTCTTTAATGACATGATCCATCCCGTCAATATCAAGCCAATCATCAAAAATCTTAATAGGTTTCGGGCCGAAGTTCCTATCATCATCTTTCAAAACAATAGAACAGTGATCCGATTTATCCCTATCAAGTGCTACCACCGAAATCCGAGACCAAAGATTATGAAATGCTTCATTTACAAGAAAGCGATCAAGCTTGCTAAATTTGAGGCCATCATCACTTACACGAGTGAACAATCTCCCTCCCAAGGGGATATCAATAAGATTGGATTTTTCAATGAACTCGTTAAACATTCTCGACTTTCAATGAATTGGCAGTTAAATCTTTCACTTTCCCCACGGACCTCATTAAAATCCCCGCAAATCACCCAAGCAAGATTGAAATCACTCGAGATAGTGTTATGAAGTTGATCCCAAAATATAGCTTTATAATGATCATCATGAGGACCGTATACCTTGACAACATTCAATTCCTTCTGTGATCTAATCCAGGTACCTCGAATTCCAATGAAAAAATCA
This genomic stretch from Rutidosis leptorrhynchoides isolate AG116_Rl617_1_P2 chromosome 11, CSIRO_AGI_Rlap_v1, whole genome shotgun sequence harbors:
- the LOC139874643 gene encoding uncharacterized protein, with amino-acid sequence MKFLSLNIRGFGAGRVSKVGWLKGICRSQKPDFVLLQETKLHMVDLQWIRALWGDINCNFIQKEMVGKSGGQLIIWDTNVFDATDVFSCDFFIGIRGTWIRSQKELNVVKVYGPHDDHYKAIFWDQLHNTISSDFNLAWVICGDFNESRMFNEFIEKSNLIDIPLGGRLFTRVSDDGLKFSKLDRFLVNEAFHNLWSRISVVALDRDKSDHCSIVLKDDDRNFGPKPIKIFDDWLDIDGMDHVIKEAWLEEVGSGSRLDCRLRNKLKKTKMAIKSKSLLKFGNLDGEIDMFKSIANTFELKAELGCLDEVERVQWLEARREWIQRDRIKVNMLKQKARI